From a region of the Halanaerobium hydrogeniformans genome:
- a CDS encoding BamA/OMP85 family outer membrane protein, with protein MKVKFLSIKTILILSLILFAFVTVSASAQQIPIDEITRISVEGNEHISESEILDQVETEVGEQTDQDALRADMQAVYDLGYFADVNIVFENYEDGLHVIFEVVENPIINEINISGYEEIYSEERVLEILDIEIDKVLNARKMNENLRSLQEKIQDDGYILARYTDVSVSEEGVLNIEINPGYLVGIEIEGNDKTQDKVILREMPISEGDVVNIRNIQQGYQNLVRLQYFENISPELERVDPDENTAKLVISLDEAQTGRLNFGGGYSSKDGWLGFVDVSEENLFGRGQRIAAKWQFGDTTTYSLNFNEPYLWDTNYSFGFSLYDTTTERTNIDDERYEESKRGGSVTLGRPLPRNWRTSLRYRLEDSDIEWLDDVDDDDTSTSLRSLTLGFNRNTADSTFHPRSGSHNNFNIEHAGDFIGGDVDFTKFNIDSRKYLPGFSDHAIALRAKAGITYPRTDLPRSEQYNLGGSDTLRGYERSDFDFRDKDNNNLLLFNVEYRIPFNESFSGVLFTDAGNVWDERGKISISDLNYGYGLGARMNTPVGQLRLDYGWNEDGDGQLHFSIGSTF; from the coding sequence ATGAAAGTAAAATTTCTGTCGATAAAGACAATTTTAATCTTGAGCTTAATCTTATTTGCCTTTGTAACAGTTTCTGCCTCTGCCCAGCAGATACCGATCGATGAGATTACAAGAATTTCGGTTGAGGGCAATGAACATATAAGCGAATCTGAGATTTTAGATCAGGTTGAAACAGAGGTTGGCGAACAGACTGATCAGGATGCTTTGAGAGCCGATATGCAGGCTGTGTATGATCTCGGCTATTTTGCAGATGTAAATATAGTTTTTGAAAATTATGAGGATGGACTCCATGTTATCTTTGAAGTAGTGGAAAATCCGATAATAAACGAGATAAATATCAGTGGTTATGAAGAAATCTACAGTGAAGAACGGGTTTTAGAGATCCTGGATATTGAAATAGATAAGGTTTTAAATGCCAGAAAGATGAACGAAAATCTGAGAAGTCTTCAGGAAAAAATTCAGGATGACGGCTATATTTTAGCCCGTTATACAGATGTCAGCGTTTCTGAAGAGGGAGTACTCAATATTGAGATCAATCCAGGTTATCTGGTTGGAATAGAGATCGAGGGTAATGACAAAACCCAGGATAAGGTTATTTTAAGAGAAATGCCCATTTCAGAGGGTGATGTTGTTAATATCAGAAATATTCAGCAGGGTTATCAGAACCTGGTAAGACTGCAGTATTTCGAAAATATCAGCCCGGAATTAGAAAGGGTAGATCCTGATGAAAACACGGCTAAACTTGTTATCTCACTTGATGAAGCTCAAACTGGAAGACTTAATTTCGGTGGAGGTTATAGTTCCAAAGATGGCTGGCTTGGTTTCGTTGATGTAAGTGAAGAAAACCTCTTTGGTAGAGGTCAGCGCATTGCTGCTAAATGGCAGTTTGGTGATACAACAACCTATTCACTTAACTTTAATGAGCCATATCTCTGGGATACAAATTATTCCTTCGGTTTCAGTCTTTATGATACAACAACCGAGAGAACAAATATCGATGATGAAAGATATGAGGAATCAAAACGTGGTGGTAGTGTTACCCTGGGTCGTCCCCTGCCCCGCAACTGGAGAACCTCACTCAGATACAGACTGGAAGACTCGGATATTGAGTGGCTGGATGATGTTGATGATGATGATACATCAACAAGTCTGCGCTCATTGACCTTAGGTTTTAATAGAAATACTGCTGACAGCACCTTCCATCCCCGCAGTGGTTCTCACAATAACTTTAATATAGAACATGCCGGAGATTTTATCGGTGGAGATGTGGACTTTACCAAATTTAATATAGACAGCAGAAAGTACTTGCCTGGTTTCAGTGACCATGCGATTGCTTTAAGAGCAAAGGCGGGGATTACCTATCCAAGAACCGACCTACCACGTTCAGAACAGTATAATCTAGGTGGGTCAGACACCCTGCGCGGTTATGAACGCAGTGACTTCGATTTTAGGGATAAAGATAACAATAATCTCTTGCTCTTTAATGTAGAATACCGGATTCCATTTAATGAAAGTTTTAGTGGAGTATTATTTACAGATGCCGGTAATGTCTGGGATGAAAGAGGAAAGATCTCGATCAGCGATCTTAATTATGGTTATGGACTTGGGGCCAGGATGAACACTCCTGTAGGCCAGTTAAGACTTGATTATGGTTGGAATGAAGATGGCGATGGTCAGCTGCACTTCAGTATTGGCAGTACATTTTAA
- a CDS encoding OmpH family outer membrane protein, with translation MMNWKNSKFQIAVLLLLLAILAALLALGIFSDDQSVDSVAYVNLERIFEKHPARLAAENTLNQKAAEYQQEIETQYADAGGSEQKEIIRKHQAQLQELEAELLDGVIAELLTVIEETAAEKNVKFVLEEEYILYGGYNLTESVLEKIEAKW, from the coding sequence ATGATGAATTGGAAAAATAGCAAATTTCAAATAGCAGTTCTTTTGCTGTTATTGGCCATCCTGGCAGCTCTTTTAGCGCTGGGCATCTTCAGTGATGATCAAAGTGTTGATAGTGTAGCCTATGTTAACCTGGAACGGATATTTGAAAAACATCCGGCCAGGCTGGCAGCAGAAAATACCTTAAATCAAAAAGCCGCTGAATACCAGCAGGAGATCGAAACTCAATATGCTGATGCCGGTGGTAGTGAGCAAAAAGAGATTATTAGAAAACACCAGGCACAGCTTCAGGAGCTGGAAGCAGAACTTTTAGATGGAGTAATTGCTGAATTATTGACGGTAATAGAAGAAACCGCAGCAGAAAAGAATGTTAAATTTGTTCTGGAAGAAGAATATATACTCTATGGAGGCTATAATTTAACCGAAAGTGTTTTAGAGAAAATAGAGGCTAAGTGGTAA
- the lpxD gene encoding UDP-3-O-(3-hydroxymyristoyl)glucosamine N-acyltransferase encodes MQTEKEKDSKIKAAVLAEYTDSELKGDPELLIDSARGINESKKFSATFADSREFLSKALNSAASLIITKKGLLDELELESFEKTFLLSDNPRRVFAQTAQLLTDRPYFTANISAEAVIADSAELGKNLSIHPGVIISENAEIGDNTILAPGVIIGPDVKIGNDCLFHPGVIIERESEIADQVIIQSGAVIGSDGFGYASDKRGHHKIPQQGNVVIESEVEIGANTTIDRGASGSTVIKKGAKLDNLVMIAHNVEVGEQSMLVGQVGIAGSTTLEKRVTLGGQAGVVGHINLAENTTGAARAMITSKTNQGDFISGAPAHDHKDALKEQAYLRRLPKYIKKIKQLEKRIAELEDK; translated from the coding sequence TTGCAGACAGAAAAAGAAAAAGATTCTAAAATAAAGGCTGCTGTACTGGCTGAGTATACCGATTCTGAGCTGAAGGGAGATCCCGAACTTTTAATCGATTCTGCTCGGGGGATCAATGAAAGCAAGAAGTTTTCTGCAACCTTTGCTGACAGCAGAGAATTTTTATCTAAAGCCTTAAACTCAGCAGCTTCTTTAATAATTACCAAAAAAGGACTTTTAGATGAGCTGGAATTAGAAAGTTTTGAAAAAACATTTTTGCTGAGCGATAACCCGCGTCGGGTTTTTGCCCAGACAGCCCAACTTTTAACAGACAGACCCTATTTTACAGCTAATATCTCGGCTGAGGCTGTTATAGCAGATTCGGCAGAACTTGGTAAAAATCTATCGATCCATCCCGGGGTTATTATCTCCGAAAATGCAGAAATTGGTGATAATACGATTTTAGCTCCAGGGGTGATTATCGGACCTGATGTAAAGATCGGAAACGACTGCCTTTTCCATCCCGGTGTCATAATCGAGCGGGAAAGTGAGATCGCCGATCAGGTGATAATCCAGTCAGGGGCGGTTATAGGCTCAGATGGTTTTGGTTATGCAAGTGATAAAAGGGGTCATCACAAAATACCCCAGCAGGGAAATGTAGTTATCGAATCTGAGGTAGAAATAGGAGCCAATACTACAATCGACAGGGGTGCCAGTGGTTCAACGGTGATCAAAAAAGGTGCCAAGCTGGATAATCTGGTCATGATAGCTCACAATGTAGAGGTCGGTGAGCAATCCATGTTGGTCGGTCAGGTGGGAATTGCAGGCAGCACAACCTTAGAAAAAAGGGTAACCCTTGGTGGTCAGGCAGGTGTGGTTGGTCATATCAATCTGGCCGAAAATACTACCGGTGCTGCTAGAGCGATGATCACCTCTAAAACCAATCAGGGAGATTTTATCTCAGGTGCACCGGCCCATGATCATAAAGATGCTTTAAAAGAACAGGCATATCTGCGCCGTCTGCCCAAATATATTAAGAAAATTAAGCAGCTTGAAAAGAGAATAGCCGAGCTGGAAGACAAATAA
- the lpxC gene encoding UDP-3-O-acyl-N-acetylglucosamine deacetylase yields the protein MKELFIKKGRQQTLNKEIKLKGIALHTGEEAEITIKSAASDRGIVLFRADLESKELIKARPESVVNLKRNTSIGSRENKKANISTIEHLMAALWGAGIDNAEIAVSGPEIPVIDGSAYPYYRKIKEVGIKKQEQKRSYYVVEKTLSVRDNSASISISPYTGFKISYTLDYDHPVVGKSFFEFDVSKDDFAAEIAQARTFGFAEEIEKLHQQGLALGGSLDNAVLIDKEGTVNPLRFENEFVRHKILDVIGDMALNGRIMGHIKAVKSGHKLHVELAKKIRENMIEEEN from the coding sequence ATGAAAGAGTTGTTTATAAAAAAAGGCAGGCAGCAGACACTTAATAAAGAAATTAAGTTAAAAGGTATAGCACTTCATACAGGTGAAGAAGCAGAGATAACGATCAAATCTGCAGCTTCTGACAGGGGAATAGTTTTATTCAGAGCTGACCTGGAGTCGAAAGAACTGATAAAAGCTCGACCGGAATCGGTTGTTAACCTAAAGCGGAACACAAGTATCGGCAGCAGGGAAAATAAAAAAGCAAATATAAGCACCATCGAACATCTTATGGCAGCACTCTGGGGAGCCGGGATTGATAATGCAGAGATTGCAGTATCTGGTCCCGAAATACCGGTTATCGATGGTAGTGCTTACCCCTATTATCGAAAGATAAAAGAAGTGGGAATCAAAAAACAGGAGCAAAAACGAAGCTATTATGTAGTGGAGAAAACACTTTCTGTACGTGATAATTCAGCTTCGATCAGCATTTCACCCTATACAGGCTTTAAGATTTCTTATACACTTGATTATGACCATCCTGTAGTTGGGAAGAGTTTTTTCGAATTTGATGTTTCAAAAGATGATTTTGCAGCAGAAATTGCACAGGCTCGGACCTTTGGTTTTGCAGAAGAGATAGAAAAACTGCATCAACAGGGGCTGGCCCTTGGTGGAAGTTTAGATAATGCTGTTTTAATAGATAAAGAGGGAACAGTTAATCCACTCAGATTTGAAAATGAATTTGTCAGACATAAAATTCTTGATGTTATTGGTGATATGGCCTTAAACGGCAGAATAATGGGTCATATTAAAGCAGTAAAGTCAGGTCACAAATTACATGTCGAACTGGCTAAAAAAATAAGGGAAAATATGATTGAGGAGGAAAATTAA
- the fabZ gene encoding 3-hydroxyacyl-ACP dehydratase FabZ, producing MSELNDIIDINTIRSILPHRYPLLLVDKIEEMTKGESILGIKNVTINEEFFLGHYPERPIMPGVLIIEAMAQVAGILIYYSFDDMEDKLPIFTSIDKAKFRNPVVPGDQLNIKVEIVRLRKRISKVKAAAYVDDQIAAEAQMMFTFEDK from the coding sequence TTGAGTGAGTTAAATGATATAATTGATATTAATACAATAAGGTCGATTCTACCTCACCGCTATCCTTTGCTTCTGGTAGATAAGATTGAAGAGATGACAAAGGGCGAGTCAATACTGGGGATAAAGAATGTTACGATAAATGAGGAATTTTTTCTGGGTCACTACCCGGAGCGTCCCATCATGCCTGGAGTTTTAATAATCGAGGCGATGGCCCAGGTAGCAGGTATCTTGATCTATTATAGTTTTGATGATATGGAAGATAAGCTGCCCATTTTTACAAGTATAGATAAAGCTAAATTTAGAAATCCAGTTGTACCTGGAGATCAATTGAATATAAAGGTAGAAATAGTAAGACTTAGAAAAAGAATATCGAAGGTTAAAGCAGCAGCTTATGTTGATGATCAAATTGCTGCAGAAGCCCAGATGATGTTCACATTTGAGGACAAATAG
- the lpxA gene encoding acyl-ACP--UDP-N-acetylglucosamine O-acyltransferase, translating into MIVLAAEKKKGKVLHMNQNIHETAIVADGAKLAKDVKIGPYSIIGENVEIGEGSVIGPHVVIKGWTTIGKNNEISHGASIGFEPQDLKFNGEKTYLFIGDNNIIREYVTIHRGTADGGAETRIGNDNLIMAYCHVAHDCHLGSNIVMSNGTNLAGHVTIEDSAVVSGMTGIHQFVRVGKMSMVGAHSKVVKDVPPYILVDGHPAGVNGINVVGLRRNGISPELRKEIKRAYKILYRSKLNIADAIEKMDQELDASQEIEHFLRFLRNASRGICR; encoded by the coding sequence ATGATCGTTTTGGCAGCAGAAAAGAAAAAGGGAAAAGTGCTTCATATGAATCAAAACATTCATGAAACAGCAATTGTGGCTGATGGAGCCAAACTAGCGAAAGATGTAAAAATAGGACCTTATTCTATTATCGGCGAAAATGTTGAAATAGGAGAAGGTTCAGTTATTGGACCCCATGTAGTTATTAAAGGCTGGACTACAATCGGGAAAAATAATGAGATATCACATGGGGCTTCAATTGGTTTTGAACCTCAAGATTTAAAATTCAATGGAGAAAAGACTTATCTATTTATTGGTGATAATAATATTATCAGAGAATATGTAACAATTCACCGGGGGACCGCTGATGGCGGAGCGGAGACAAGAATTGGTAACGATAATTTAATCATGGCCTACTGTCATGTAGCACATGACTGTCATCTTGGCTCTAATATAGTGATGTCAAATGGCACAAATCTAGCAGGACATGTAACAATAGAAGATAGTGCGGTTGTATCCGGAATGACCGGAATCCACCAGTTCGTTAGGGTTGGTAAGATGAGTATGGTAGGTGCCCATTCTAAGGTAGTTAAAGATGTACCACCATATATTCTGGTAGATGGCCATCCAGCTGGAGTCAATGGGATCAATGTAGTTGGCTTAAGAAGGAATGGTATTTCTCCAGAGCTGAGAAAAGAAATCAAAAGAGCCTATAAGATCCTCTATAGATCTAAATTAAATATTGCTGATGCAATAGAAAAAATGGATCAGGAACTTGATGCAAGTCAAGAGATAGAACATTTTCTGCGCTTTTTAAGAAATGCAAGCCGCGGAATTTGCAGGTAG
- a CDS encoding LpxI family protein, which yields MAKTALLAGWGDMPRLWAERAEARGEDFIVIKIAEEITAQFSDLDCKEQTVNLADFNLLLELLKKEGISRLILLGKIHKEKLFKDFEADLKLKMLLASLPNFNDDTILKALVDQFIELGIDVLAQHYLLEDILAKRGILAGDPSAKLKKELAYGFKTAYNLGRFDIGQTALVKDGAVMALEAVEGTDEAIKRAAKFGGPGFVMAKCSKKEQDFRFDIPTVGLNTLELLLEHQAAGLVIEAEKTFMLDQAEFCRRAEKEGLVVAAASFDKGEMILNC from the coding sequence ATGGCAAAAACAGCACTGCTGGCAGGCTGGGGAGATATGCCCCGCCTCTGGGCCGAAAGAGCAGAAGCCCGGGGAGAAGATTTTATAGTAATCAAAATAGCAGAAGAAATAACCGCTCAGTTCTCTGATCTGGATTGCAAGGAGCAGACAGTTAACCTGGCAGATTTTAATCTGCTGCTCGAGCTTTTAAAAAAAGAAGGGATAAGCCGGTTGATCCTTTTGGGCAAGATCCATAAAGAAAAGCTTTTTAAAGATTTTGAAGCTGATCTTAAGCTGAAAATGCTTTTAGCTTCACTACCCAACTTCAATGATGATACCATTTTAAAAGCTCTGGTTGATCAGTTTATAGAATTGGGGATAGATGTCTTAGCTCAGCACTATTTGCTGGAAGATATTTTAGCGAAAAGAGGTATTTTAGCAGGTGATCCTTCAGCCAAGCTGAAAAAAGAACTGGCTTATGGTTTTAAAACAGCCTATAATCTGGGTCGTTTTGATATCGGGCAAACCGCTCTGGTTAAAGATGGAGCTGTTATGGCCCTTGAGGCAGTTGAAGGTACAGATGAGGCGATCAAAAGGGCTGCTAAATTTGGTGGTCCTGGTTTTGTGATGGCCAAATGCAGTAAAAAGGAACAGGATTTCCGCTTTGATATTCCCACAGTTGGCCTTAATACTTTAGAACTGCTTTTAGAACATCAGGCAGCAGGGTTGGTAATCGAAGCCGAAAAAACTTTTATGCTTGATCAGGCAGAATTCTGCCGGAGAGCAGAAAAAGAAGGGCTGGTTGTTGCAGCTGCTTCTTTTGATAAAGGAGAAATGATCTTAAATTGTTAA
- the lpxB gene encoding lipid-A-disaccharide synthase: MLNIMVSAGEVSGDMHAAAVIKELKEKTKALDIEVNVFGMGSTALKKAGAEIIIDPTEISTIGYLEAFKNLRTHFKHLKKLKELLKERKPDLVFLVDYSAFNMKLAKACAKEGIKAVNYFPPTAWIYNKGRAKKLADYGTHIAAVLPMERDVYRQAGAEVTFVGHPLLDLVKVEGDKNSIKADFKIRKKKKVIGLFPGSRRGEIKALLPEILKAAQRLDENFDHLSFVLAAAEGVKDEFLKEFTDDFKLDLKIVRDNNYRLMEAAEFLITASGTTTLEAAILTTPHIIVYKSSLSTYLLAKYFFKIEFIGKPNIIAGKQILPELLQQECTAENIYVQAEEWLNYKGLLVEAERKLREVKEKLGGGGAVKKTAELLLAEGGLKGNG; the protein is encoded by the coding sequence TTGTTAAATATAATGGTTTCTGCAGGAGAAGTGTCTGGAGACATGCATGCTGCTGCAGTTATAAAAGAATTAAAAGAAAAAACTAAAGCTTTAGATATAGAGGTTAATGTGTTCGGGATGGGCTCAACTGCTTTAAAAAAAGCAGGGGCCGAGATAATCATCGATCCCACAGAGATCAGTACCATCGGTTATCTGGAAGCCTTTAAAAATCTCAGAACCCATTTTAAGCATTTAAAAAAGCTGAAAGAACTTTTAAAAGAGAGAAAACCAGACCTGGTTTTTCTGGTTGATTATTCTGCTTTTAATATGAAGCTGGCTAAAGCCTGTGCTAAAGAGGGCATTAAGGCTGTTAACTATTTTCCACCAACCGCCTGGATCTATAATAAGGGGCGGGCCAAAAAACTGGCTGATTATGGAACCCATATTGCAGCTGTTTTACCGATGGAAAGGGATGTTTATCGGCAAGCAGGGGCAGAGGTTACATTTGTTGGTCATCCACTCTTAGATCTGGTAAAGGTCGAGGGTGACAAAAACTCTATTAAAGCAGATTTTAAGATCAGAAAAAAGAAAAAGGTAATCGGGCTTTTTCCCGGCAGCCGCAGGGGAGAGATCAAGGCTCTTTTACCGGAGATCTTAAAAGCAGCCCAGAGATTGGATGAAAATTTCGATCACCTTAGTTTTGTTCTGGCTGCAGCAGAAGGGGTAAAAGATGAATTTTTAAAAGAATTTACTGATGATTTTAAGCTAGACCTAAAAATAGTGCGTGATAATAACTACAGGCTGATGGAAGCAGCCGAATTTTTAATTACTGCCTCAGGTACAACGACTTTAGAGGCAGCTATTTTAACTACACCCCATATAATAGTCTATAAATCCAGTTTAAGCACCTATCTTCTGGCCAAATATTTTTTCAAGATAGAATTTATCGGTAAACCTAATATCATCGCCGGTAAGCAAATACTGCCAGAACTTTTGCAGCAGGAATGTACGGCAGAAAATATCTATGTTCAGGCAGAAGAGTGGCTTAATTATAAGGGGCTTTTGGTTGAAGCAGAAAGAAAACTCCGGGAGGTAAAAGAAAAACTCGGAGGTGGAGGTGCGGTTAAAAAGACAGCAGAATTATTGTTAGCAGAGGGAGGGCTCAAAGGAAATGGATAA
- the lptC gene encoding LPS export ABC transporter periplasmic protein LptC: MDKKHIFLGLFIFMIIVISLFLTLDDPPFIEPNDLNEVEEGAEEELEDVRFSIINRNQNHELKLISERVDNYQSENRMELYPVEIEVYDREDGELLYTLKGDFGQYFTREDYIELRGNVEIESDRYFIEADELDYFLNEDFLEGRDSVQIRGADFTSTAKRFDSDLNLRNLRLYAEENQTRAGVYFEEQNDE; encoded by the coding sequence ATGGATAAAAAACATATTTTTCTGGGGCTCTTTATTTTTATGATAATAGTAATTTCTCTCTTTTTAACCCTTGATGATCCCCCTTTTATAGAACCGAATGATCTAAATGAGGTCGAAGAGGGGGCAGAAGAAGAATTAGAAGATGTCAGGTTCAGCATCATCAACAGAAATCAAAACCATGAACTGAAGTTGATCAGTGAGCGGGTAGATAACTACCAGTCTGAAAATAGGATGGAGCTATACCCGGTTGAAATCGAGGTCTATGACCGTGAAGATGGAGAATTACTCTATACCTTAAAGGGAGATTTCGGTCAGTATTTTACCCGGGAAGACTATATTGAACTCAGGGGTAATGTGGAAATAGAAAGTGACCGCTATTTTATCGAGGCTGATGAACTTGACTACTTTTTAAATGAAGATTTTTTAGAGGGAAGAGATTCTGTGCAGATCAGAGGGGCTGATTTCACTTCTACAGCTAAAAGATTTGATTCTGATTTAAATTTAAGGAATTTAAGACTCTATGCCGAAGAAAATCAAACAAGGGCAGGAGTATATTTTGAGGAGCAGAATGATGAATAA
- a CDS encoding LptA/OstA family protein, with protein sequence MNKKFITILLILIMIFTVGSVSAARQLTGDELDFLDSEAGQIIEARRDVELLYDELRITAEDEGIYHRYSGEIEFRYNVELFYQDYQGRAHELTGNIESEVFYLEQDAVLEAADSYLEADRIEIYQAEERIEAFGNAYLEYEDFWAEADEIISYLDREVTHLSGNVRGERNGERFSANSAEINQAENEIRLRGQAKLSLPEGEANDDN encoded by the coding sequence ATGAATAAAAAATTTATTACAATTTTATTAATTTTAATAATGATTTTTACGGTCGGAAGTGTAAGTGCAGCCAGGCAGTTAACCGGTGATGAGCTAGATTTTTTAGATAGTGAGGCCGGTCAGATCATCGAGGCCCGCAGAGATGTGGAGCTGCTGTATGATGAGCTGAGAATTACTGCTGAAGATGAGGGTATTTACCACCGCTACAGTGGAGAAATAGAGTTCAGATATAATGTAGAACTTTTTTATCAGGACTATCAGGGTAGAGCCCATGAATTAACCGGTAATATAGAATCAGAGGTTTTTTATCTAGAACAGGATGCTGTTTTAGAAGCTGCTGACAGCTATCTTGAGGCTGATAGGATAGAAATCTATCAGGCTGAAGAAAGGATAGAAGCTTTTGGCAATGCCTATCTAGAATATGAGGATTTCTGGGCAGAGGCAGATGAGATCATCAGTTATCTGGACCGGGAAGTAACCCATTTAAGTGGTAATGTCCGGGGAGAAAGAAATGGAGAAAGATTTTCAGCTAATTCTGCAGAGATAAATCAGGCTGAAAATGAGATAAGACTGAGGGGACAGGCTAAACTGAGTCTACCCGAGGGGGAAGCAAACGATGACAATTAA
- the lptB gene encoding LPS export ABC transporter ATP-binding protein, whose product MTIKAEGLVKVYNKLRVVDEVDIKVERGQIVGLLGPNGAGKTTTFYMILGLINPDGGKIFFDEHDISELPVFKRARLGVGYLPQEASIFRKLTVADNLRAILEHKDYSKEKIEQITTDLLEEFHIEGLRDRKGFQLSGGERRRVEIARSLAADPDFILLDEPFAGVDPIAVNDIQDIIRYLKKRGLGVLITDHSVRETLSITDRAYIMHEGKILFSGTSEEISENELARKFYLGDKFKI is encoded by the coding sequence ATGACAATTAAGGCAGAAGGCCTGGTTAAAGTATATAATAAACTGAGGGTTGTAGATGAGGTTGACATTAAGGTAGAAAGGGGCCAGATAGTGGGTCTTTTAGGTCCCAATGGGGCCGGGAAAACCACCACCTTTTATATGATCCTCGGTTTGATCAACCCCGATGGGGGTAAGATCTTTTTTGATGAACACGATATTTCTGAGCTACCCGTTTTTAAAAGGGCAAGGCTTGGAGTAGGCTATTTACCTCAGGAGGCCTCTATTTTTCGCAAGCTGACGGTTGCCGATAACCTGAGAGCTATTTTAGAACACAAAGATTACAGTAAAGAGAAAATAGAACAGATTACTACAGATCTTTTAGAAGAATTTCATATAGAGGGGCTTAGAGACCGCAAGGGCTTTCAGCTTTCCGGGGGAGAAAGACGTCGGGTGGAGATCGCCCGTTCTCTGGCAGCAGATCCAGATTTTATCCTGCTTGATGAACCCTTTGCCGGGGTAGACCCGATCGCTGTTAACGATATTCAGGATATTATCCGCTATCTTAAAAAAAGAGGGCTGGGTGTATTGATCACAGATCACAGTGTTAGGGAAACCCTTTCTATCACAGATAGAGCCTATATCATGCATGAAGGTAAGATCCTCTTTTCCGGAACCTCTGAGGAGATCTCAGAAAATGAGCTGGCCCGCAAATTCTATTTAGGAGATAAATTTAAAATTTAG
- a CDS encoding LptF/LptG family permease has product MKTVDKYIYKELIAPFLFGVAAFTGIFIGTDLIFEVTEYYIEWGVDVLTLLRLFFLSLPEIIILTFPMAALLGTIMAYNRLSGDSEITAMRAGGISIMAIVLPALIMGLVTSGITIAITEFIVPGANYQAEQIIHQFKHGERRPDTQYDLFLTPLDSRTSRPDYMLYAKSFNAENGRMTDVVLQSFEDGRPRSVLEAEEALWLRDGWSFFNGTVYFLDREDRSPSLEFSQYRSREDIHSPAQAGKLGKDIDEMNIRELNEHIALLEQQGRAAYEERVEFHHRFSVPMASFIFALLAAPLGIKPQRSAGSATGFGISIIIIFIYYVLMTIGDALGSQGTIEPWLGAWLQNIIIFLVGSGLLYKTAKQ; this is encoded by the coding sequence TTGAAAACAGTTGATAAATACATCTACAAAGAATTGATAGCACCTTTTTTATTCGGGGTGGCAGCTTTTACCGGTATCTTTATCGGTACAGATCTGATCTTTGAGGTGACAGAATATTATATAGAATGGGGAGTAGATGTTTTAACCCTGCTCAGGCTTTTCTTTTTAAGTTTGCCGGAGATAATTATTTTGACCTTCCCGATGGCAGCACTTTTAGGAACCATTATGGCCTATAACAGGCTGTCCGGTGATAGTGAGATAACAGCCATGCGGGCGGGAGGAATCAGTATTATGGCTATAGTCTTACCTGCCCTGATTATGGGACTTGTAACAAGTGGGATTACAATCGCTATCACAGAATTTATTGTACCTGGTGCAAATTATCAGGCAGAACAGATAATCCATCAATTTAAACACGGGGAGCGAAGACCGGATACCCAGTATGACCTCTTTTTAACCCCTTTAGACAGCAGGACGAGCAGACCTGACTATATGCTTTATGCAAAAAGTTTTAATGCCGAAAACGGCAGGATGACAGATGTGGTATTACAGAGCTTTGAAGATGGTAGACCCAGAAGCGTACTTGAAGCAGAGGAAGCCCTCTGGCTGAGAGATGGCTGGAGCTTTTTTAATGGCACAGTCTATTTTCTGGACAGAGAGGACCGTTCACCATCTTTAGAGTTCAGCCAGTACCGTTCTCGGGAGGATATCCATTCTCCAGCCCAGGCTGGTAAGCTTGGTAAGGATATAGATGAGATGAATATCAGAGAATTAAATGAACACATCGCACTTTTAGAACAGCAGGGCAGGGCAGCATATGAAGAGCGGGTTGAGTTCCACCACCGCTTTTCGGTTCCGATGGCAAGCTTTATCTTTGCCCTCCTGGCAGCTCCACTGGGGATCAAACCACAGCGTTCTGCCGGTTCGGCAACAGGTTTTGGGATCAGTATCATAATCATCTTTATCTATTATGTGCTGATGACCATCGGAGATGCTTTAGGCAGTCAGGGTACGATAGAACCATGGCTTGGAGCCTGGCTGCAGAATATAATAATCTTTTTAGTTGGTTCAGGACTTTTATATAAAACGGCAAAACAATAA